The Candidatus Eisenbacteria bacterium genome includes the window GGCTCATCCTCTCCTTGATGATCCGCGCCATGCGGCTGAGCCCGATCGAGAACTGAATCGCGAGAAGCTCGCCGACCGACCGGAGCCTGCGGTTTCCGAGATGGTCGATGTCGTCCGGTTCGTCCTTCCCGGCCCGCCGGCGGAGAAGCTGATCGACGACCCGAACGAAATCCTCTTTGGTCAGAGTGGTTTCGTGGTCGGGGACCTGCAGTCCGAGACGCCGGTTCAGTTTGTATCGGCCGACCGGCGCGAGGTCGTAGCGTCTCGCGTTGAAGAAAAGCCGGTCGAGCAGGGAACGCGCTGTCTCCATGCTCGGCGGATCGCCGGGGCGAAGCAGATTGTAAATGCGCTTCAGCGCGTCTTCCTCGCCGCCGGTCGTGTCCTTGGCGAGCGTGTTCCGAATCACTTGCGCGTCCTTCTCCTCGTTCGGAACGAGAAGGCGCACATTGCCGACCTTCGCCTCACGCATCCTCTCGAGAAGCTGGAGAGCGATCTCCTCGTTCGTCTGCGCGAGGACCTCTCCGGTCCCCGACCTTTCGTCGACGATGTCCGATGCGAGGATGCGCCCGACGAGCTCGTCCTTCTTCCGATACGAACTGAAGTGGATCTCTTCGATCTCGTAGAACAGCTCGAGGATGGAGGCATCGGACGAATAACCGAGCGCCCGAAGGAGGATCGTCACCGGGAGCTTCCGCTTCCGGTCGATGTGGGCGTACATGATGTCGTTGATGTCCGTCGTGAACTCGACCCACGAGCCGCGGTAGGGAATCACCCTCGCCGCGAAGAGCCGCTTGCCGTTCGGATGCGTCTCCTCATCGAAGAAGACGCCCGGCGAACGGTGAAGCTGGCTCACGATCACCCGCTCGGCCCCGTTGATGATGAACGTCCCCTTGTCGGTGATGATGGGGAGCTCGCCCAGGTAGACCTCTTGCTCGATGACCTCCTTGACCTTCTTCTCTCCGTCCACCGTCTCCTTGACGATGAGACGGAGAGTGGCCTTCAAAGGCGCGGCGAACGTGACGTCCCGTTCCTGGCATTCGTCAACGTCGTACTTCGGCTCCCCGAGTCCGTACGAGACGAACTCGAGGCTGAAGTTCCCGCGCGCATCCGCGATCGGAAAGATCTCGTTGAACACGGCCTGCAGACCGTGGTTCATCCGCTTGTCGGGCGGCGTGTCGGCCTGAAGGAACCAGTCGAAAGACCTGAGCTGCACATCGAGAAGGTTGGGGATGTCCATGATGGCGGGGTTCTTGGAGAAGCTCAACCTCTCGACCCAATGGATAGCCAATCTTCCATCTCCCCTATGAACGGACGACTCGGCCGCGCGCGGATCCGAAAGGCGATTCGCCTTCCGAACCCGGCGCGGCATCGGGCGGAACACCATTCACGATTCGGCCCAAGCGAGCGCGGCTTACTTCACCTCGACCTGGCCGCCCGCTTCCTCGATCTTGGCCTTGATGTCCGCGGCCTCTTCCTTGTTCACCCCCTCCTTGATCGGCTTCGGGGTGTTGTCGACGAGATCCTTCGCTTCCTTTAGACCGAGGCCGGTGATCGCACGCACGACCTTGAGGACCTGAATCTTCTTGTCCCCCGCCGACGTGAGGAGGACGGTGAACTCCGTCTGCTCCTCGGCCGCGGCGGCCTCGCCGCCCGCGGGCATCATCCCGCCCATCGGCATCGCCATCGCCTGGGGCGCCGCCGACACGCCGAACCGATCCTCGAGAGCCTTCACGAGCTCGGCCGCCTCCAGGACGGTGAGCTTCTCGATCGCCGAAACCACTTCCGCGATCTTGGGCGAGACCTCGACGGCCGATTTGGTGGCCGTATTCTCGTTCGTCATGATGTGTACCTCCCGATCTTGAGAGAGCAGGAAATCCCGCCCTTCAGGTTCCTCGCGGAGCACGCGCGCTCGCGTCCGCGCTCCCCGGTGTTTCTACGTCTTTCCGATCGCCGCGCCGGCCGTCCGGCCGCGGCGATCCGTCTATGGATCGAACCGGCGGTAGATCGCCCGAGACTACGACCCGCCGCCCTCCTTCTTCTTTCGGATTTCATCGGCTGCGACCGCGAGCGATGTCATCACCGCTCGGAGCGTTCCCGCGATCCCTTGCGCGGGCGCGTTCACGAGTCCCATGATCTGCGCGATAAGCACCGGCTTCGGCGGCAGATCGGCGAACCTCCGGATCTCCTCCGCGGTCAGCACGGATCCGCCGACGAACCCGCCCTTCAGCACGGGGATGTTGTTGTTCGCCCTCGCGAAGTCCATGAGGATCTTCGCCGGTGAGACCGGATCGGCGATCGCCAGCGCCCAACCGGTCGGCCCGCGATCCAGGAAACGTCCGAGCCCCTCCATGTTCATGTCGCGCGCGGCGATGCGGCCCAGCGTGTTCTTGATGACGAAGAACTCGGAGCCGCTTTTGCGGAACTCGCGGCGAAGACGGCTGACGCCGTCGACGTTCAGGCCGGTGAAATCGGCGAGGACAACCGCCTGCGCGTTCTCCAGCTTCTTCTTGAGGGTCGCGACCGATTCAACTTTCCTTGGTGTCGGCATGGTTGCAGATCCCTCCCCCGATCATCCGCGCAGGAGCTCGGCCTGGACGTCGACGCGCACGCCCGGCCCCATCGTGGACGAAATCGTGAGGCTCTTCCAATACGTCCCCTTCGCGGAGGCCGGCTTGGATCGCTGGATTTCCGTGATCACGGTCCGGATGTTCTCCGCGAGTTGGTCCTTGCCGAACGAGACCTTCCCGACCGGCACGTGGATGTTCCCCGTCTTGTCGGTGCGGTACTGGATGCGCCCCGCCTTCACTTCGCGCACCGCGCGCCCGACGTCGAACGTGACGGTTCCGCTCTTGGGGTTGGGCATCAGGCCGCGCGGCCCGAGAATCTTCCCGAGCTTCCCCACTTCCTTCATCATGTCGGGCGTCGCGATCATCGCGTCGAACTCGGTCCATCCGCCTTGGATCTTCTCCACGTATTCGGCGGAACCGACGAAATCGGCTCCCGCATCCGCGGCTTCCTTTTCCTTCTCGCCCTTCGCGACGACGAGCACGCGAACGCTCTTTCCCGTTCCGTGCGGAAGGACGATCGTCCCGCGGATCTGCTGCTCGGAGTGGCGGGGATCGACGCCGAGATTCGCCGCGAGCTCGACCGTCTCGTCGAACTTCGCGCTCGCCCCGCCCTTCACAAGGTCGATCGCGGAATCCAGCGGATACCGGGTCATCCGGTCCACCTTCTCGCTTGCGGCCCGATAACGCTTCCCAACCTTCATCTGTGCACCTCTGATCTCCCGCCCGGTCGCGGCCGGCATCCGGAAATCGCACCCGCGATCCGGAAACTAGCCCTCGACTTCGATTCCCATGCTTCGGGCGGTCCCTTCGATCATGCGCATGGCCATTTCGGTGTCGTTGGCGTTCAGATCCTCTTTCTTGAGATCGGCGATCTCGCGGACCTGCTTCTTCGTCACCTTTCCAACCTTGTTGCGGTTCGGCTCGCCGGACGCCTTCGGGATTCCGGCCGCCCTCTTCAGAAGAACCGCCGCGGGCGGGGACTTCGTGATGAAGGTGAACGACCGGTCCGCGTACACGGTGATGACCGCGGGGATGATGAGCCCCTGGTCCTTCTGCGTGCGCGCGTTGAAGGCCTTGCAGAACTCCATGATGTTGACGCCCTGCTGGCCGAGAGCCGGCCCGACCGGGGGAGCCGGAGTCGCGTTGCC containing:
- the rplL gene encoding 50S ribosomal protein L7/L12, yielding MTNENTATKSAVEVSPKIAEVVSAIEKLTVLEAAELVKALEDRFGVSAAPQAMAMPMGGMMPAGGEAAAAEEQTEFTVLLTSAGDKKIQVLKVVRAITGLGLKEAKDLVDNTPKPIKEGVNKEEAADIKAKIEEAGGQVEVK
- a CDS encoding 50S ribosomal protein L10, which translates into the protein MPTPRKVESVATLKKKLENAQAVVLADFTGLNVDGVSRLRREFRKSGSEFFVIKNTLGRIAARDMNMEGLGRFLDRGPTGWALAIADPVSPAKILMDFARANNNIPVLKGGFVGGSVLTAEEIRRFADLPPKPVLIAQIMGLVNAPAQGIAGTLRAVMTSLAVAADEIRKKKEGGGS
- a CDS encoding 50S ribosomal protein L1, with the protein product MKVGKRYRAASEKVDRMTRYPLDSAIDLVKGGASAKFDETVELAANLGVDPRHSEQQIRGTIVLPHGTGKSVRVLVVAKGEKEKEAADAGADFVGSAEYVEKIQGGWTEFDAMIATPDMMKEVGKLGKILGPRGLMPNPKSGTVTFDVGRAVREVKAGRIQYRTDKTGNIHVPVGKVSFGKDQLAENIRTVITEIQRSKPASAKGTYWKSLTISSTMGPGVRVDVQAELLRG
- the rplK gene encoding 50S ribosomal protein L11 translates to MAAPKKKVQAIVKLQIPAGNATPAPPVGPALGQQGVNIMEFCKAFNARTQKDQGLIIPAVITVYADRSFTFITKSPPAAVLLKRAAGIPKASGEPNRNKVGKVTKKQVREIADLKKEDLNANDTEMAMRMIEGTARSMGIEVEG